GCATATCAATGCACCAAACTCtataaagaaaaccacaggcaTTCCCATTTGTGAATATCAATGcgaaaatcctaaataaaaccTGAGCGCACAGAAGCCTGCAGCCCATTAAATGGGCAGTGAGTGCTCGGTGACCACGCCGGCTTTTAACGGGAACAGGAGTAGTTCAGAATTTGGGAGAGATTAAATCATTCACCAAACTAATAGcgtcaagaagaaaaatgatttgttTGCGTCCACAGCAGCTGATGAGGCACTAAATCTTATTTAACGcccattcttgatttttaaaatctcctaatAAGGGTAGGATTTGACTAGCACGTGGCAAAATGTATCTGTCTCAGCTCCCAGGCCAGCCCCCCACTCAACCGGCAAACACTAGAAGCATTTCTGTGAAGTCAAGATGAGGACATCTTCTATCACCGCGGTTCTTTGACAAACTCTGGAGTGTCACCATACCagacaaataaatgagaaaaataaaaataaacgaGTGTAATAAAAATCAGTAAGTGAAGTGATTTTTCACAGGTGATGTAAATTTAAaccaggaaattccaagaaaaccatctgaaaataaaaaaactattGCAAATAAGATAACTGAATAATAAATGGGGCACAAAAATCCTACACAGAGAGGACAGAGGATTTGGGAAACCTGATGGTGGAGCTGGACACCAGGATCCGTGTCTGAGGCAGCCGTTTGGACTCTGGAGTCCGTGGAAAGTCGTGATGTGGTTAGGCTGCATCTGAAATTGGCGGGGGCTGGCTACCCAACACGTGGGAGGACCGGCGGGGCAGTGgtctggggaggcaggaggaagcaCGTTCTGTGTCGGAAGGCGCTAGAAGCACTAGGAGGGACCGTGAGCAGGTGGGCCCTCTCAGACTGAGGGAGGCCTTTAAACACGGTGCAAAAGTCAGGGGCCGTAGAGACAGACCCATGCAGTCGCCTAGACAAAGGTGATTCTAAAATCTGCCTGGAGACACGTATGGAAAACCAGGTCAAAAGACAACAACAGGGTAAACTAGTCACAACTCAGGGCACAGGTGTTTCCGTTAAACCTAGAGCCCCACGAGCGAAGAAGAAGAGATAAGCCagtggagctggggctggaggccaTGCGTCCAACAAGAAAATACCAGCAACTTTCAAAGCCGGTGGAGCCGCTGGTGAGAGAAACGCACTTGAGGGCCGAGGACACACGTCCTGGCCAGACGCCCAAGAACGCCCATCACGTGGTCCCCAGGCTGGGGCCCCACGGAGAGGGCACCGCAGCCCGGTTGGGGGGCCCTGCTCCCGCCTGGGGTTGGGCTGCGGGGGGCTCAGTCCTGCACCCACCCCCCCAGGACGCCTCACAACTCACCCTGGGCCCTGGGAAGCCCTGCTCTCCTGGGACTCCATCCCTCCCGGGGTGGCCCTGCAGAGGCACAAGCAAGGCTGAGGCCGGGCTGCACACTGGCCCGCCCAGCAGTGCCCTGGCCTCCAGTCCCCACCTTCAGGGGGAGAAGAAGAAGGGGCTCCGGGGGCGAGGGCGTCCTGGCGCACCCTGCCCTCCCACAGCCAACTGGTTACCGCGTTCCCGGGCTCAGGCGGgtctgggttccagccctggcccctccctggTGAGGCCTGTGGACCACCAGCTAGAACGGGTCCTGTAGCCTCAGGCGGCCAGAGGGTCTGGACCTGCCCCACAGCAGGGCCCAGGCCTGGAGCCGCCTCCTTGGAGGCCTGGGGAAAGGCCCCTCAGGGCTACCCCACAGCCCAGAGCGCCCAGGACAGAGGCTGTCTGCGTGGCTGCGACTTGTGGCCAGGGACCAGCGCGGCGCTGCAGACTGCTGGGCCCGGACCCCCACCCCAGCGGGGAAGTGTGGCTCCGACACCAGGGAGGGGCCTGCTCGGGAGAGGACGGCCATCGGGAGGACGGGGCTTGCAGGAGGGGACTCGTGGGCCGAGGGGCGGACGAGGCAGCCAGGACACTCGTGACGTCTATCCCATCTGTGTGGTGGGCCTAGGGACGGCTGCTGGGGCATGGGGGGCGCCACCCTCATCACCACTGGCAGCAAGATGTTGCCAGGAGTCCCTGGTCACACCAGGGAGGAGCTGCTGGACTCACAGGAGGTCCTTGGGGGCCCGGGGGCCCAGGGGTCTGCGAGGAACATGCACAGGCAGAAGGGAAGGCAGGGCAGGTCTCTCCATCCTTCTGGGAGAAAGGAGACCCCCACCATTAAATGGACCCTTTCCTCAGTTCTTGTTTGACCCTAGAGCTCAGGGTATCCACGGACACCAGGGTCCAGGGAGCCTCCAAACCCAcccctgggaggctgggggggaggggggaggaccTGGTCCTGGGTGCCCACCCCCCCAGCTGCCTGGCACAAGCCCCCAACAGGActccctctctcactcccttGCAGGCCGCCAGCATGGCCAAGCCCAATGTGGGCACCCAGGGGAGTTGGTGAGGACCCCTGCCCACAACTGTGCCCACAGAAAAGGGCAGTGGCCCTGAGTACATGGAAGCAGCcacccctggggctgggggcttccAGGCCTGCTCCAGCCTGCCTTGCCTCAGGGCCTCCAGGACACACATCCAGCCGCCCTGAGCTCCGGCTCTAGCCCCGggggccacctcctccaggaaggctgtCTGGATTTCTCCCAGAGCGGCAATGACCTGGATGGCCAGTCTACCCTCAGACTCTTTTGCCCTCAGTGGGCACTTGCCCGCCTACCGAAGCCGGGAGCTCGCAGCACCTGTCCTCCTCTGCCCAGGAGTCACTGCACACGATCTGTAGCATCTGGAGCTGGAACtgcaggtggggggaggggcaggtcgGCCGGGCACAGGTGGGTCAGGGGGCGGGAGGGGGTCCGCCAGCCCCGGGTTGTCCGGCTCACCGAGGCTGAGCTGCTCCGGGGGCCCCGGGCCTTGGCCAGTCTCCCCAGCGTGACGAAGCCGGTGGTGGGAAGGCTGCCGGCCTCCCCAGTGGGCTTCTCGGCCACCTTCCGGCAGTCCACGTAGAGCCTGACCTTGGAGCGGCCCACGGCTACGTGCACCTGGGAGACACCAGGAGGTCTCCCGCGGCGCCGGGCCAAGAAGGGCTCCCTTCCACGCCCACAGGCCAGGGCCAGagcggggaggggcaggtgaCCATCCCCTGGGGCCTGGGGTCAGGATCCTGACTCCACCCCAAGTCTCGTGAGACCCCCCCcctcggggcctcagtttcccttctgtGAAATGGACCAAATGACATCCCGCGCAGCCCCTCCCAGGGACTTGCGGGACGCAGGAAAAAGGGCTGGATGCTCTTTGACCCAAATTAAGGTAAGGACGTCCAGGGTAGAGGGGACCACAGGAGCAGAGGGGGAGCCACGGTGACGGGGGGTGGGCAGCCTGTGTCCTGCAGAGCCCCGTGGGGGGTCTGTCCCAGAACTTGGGAGCCAGGAGGGTCTTAGGCAGGGAGGCACATGCTCTGGTCCTTCCTGGACCTTCCAGGACCTTGTGGAAGCTCCCAAAGAATATCCTCCTCACTTCGGGCAGGTCGAAGGTGACCTCCTGCAAGGTGGCCCTGGGGTCACGGTTGAAGTAGGTCAACGACTTTCTGCTGGCTGGGGGGCAGGGCAAGGAGCACGTGAGACCCCCAGGCGAGAGGCGGGAGCACCCACCCGGAGTGGAACGGCAGAGTGGGGGCCGTGATGGGTGTGCAAAGCCTCAGAGGCCGTGCTGCGTCAGTGGCCCCTGCCTTTGAGGAGTGACCTGGGCCCACCGCTCCCCTCCAACTGACCGTCCAGCAGGACCCCCAGGACGGGCTGGAAGTCCTCGGCCGCCACCTGCCACAGCGCGAAGGCCTCGCGGGGCGTCTCGGGGAGCAGGCGCAGGAGGAAGACGACTGTGTGTTCCGGGGGGAGGGTGGCCAGGTGGACGTCGCTGTGGGGACACAGGAGGGGCGACTGCAGGCCTGAGAGGAGGCCGGACCCCCGGGACCGCAGAGTGGGGTCCTCGGGGCCAGGCTGGGCCTCTCCTGCCTCAGCTTCCCCGTGAGTAACGCGGGGAGTGTCAGGGGCAGAACTCCCCTCCCGGGCCTGTCAGGTTTCAGTGGGAACAGCTCCGCCAAGGCCCAGCAGGGACCACAGCCAGTGTCCACGATGATCGTTCTTCAGGGTCTCTGCGTGGGTGGGGAGGGTGCAGGTCGAGGGCTCCCAGCAAAGTCTCTGAGCCTGTCTCCTGGGCCAGGAGCCCACAAGCCCAGAGGCAGCTCTGCCCTCGGGAGCTGCTCCGACTGGGTGGGCAGTTGGGGTCTGTGCTGGTGCCATGCCCACCCTGGTGCTCAgcggtggggaggggcagggaacaGGGTCTTGAGTCACCCAATAAAATTGCTCCTAATGGCCTGCAGCCTCCCTGTTTGCCCTTCCTTTGCTCTTGGGATAACCAAGGGCCTGGAAGACACAGCCCAGCCTCCTTGCTGCAATTCTTTAAGCAAACCAACCCCAGGGCCTTGGCATGCGCTGCTCCTTTTCCTGagtgccctcccctctcccattcTCTCCTACTCTCTGCCACCTCCTGGGGAGTCTTCCTGACCCAGGGAGGAGCCCCTTCCACTCTTAGCAGCCCCAGGGTTGCATTTTGTATTTCTCAAATTTCTATTATAAAGCACGTGATTTACCTttgaaatgtaaaacattttaactTAAGAAAAATTACGCTGTGCATGTGGAATTTCCAATGAGTGATTGAAGACACCTCCATATACGAAGTGGGGTGACTATTAGACCTCGGAGGTCATCACAAGCCTTGATCGTGGTGAGTCACAAAGCAGTGGTTTCTTACAAACCCCAGATATTTGCAGAATCAAATTAAAGCACAAAGAAGGCAGGAGTACTCAGGGAGACAAATTTGGTGGCCCCCGCCCAGAAGTCTGCAAGTTTGGTCAATCCCTGGGCCACATGGGGAGAAGGACCCCCCCAACCGTGGCCTCATTCCACCCACAAGAGATTTATTAATCTGTGGAACTCGGATTCCCGGAGCCCACGTCCCCCCGGGAGTCTCTCTGGCTGGCTCTGGGGTGGAGCTGCTGGGCCTGGGGGACTCCCCCTCCCACGACCCCCCCAGGGTGCCCTCCTTCTCCCAGGCCCACGCCGCCCCAACCTGGCCCGGCGGGTCAGCTGAGCATCCTTGAAGAGCGTGAAGGTCCTGGTGGGACCAAAGGCTGAGGGCTCCATGGCCACGCCACGGATAGAGGCGTATTCCTTCTCCACCAGCCCGAAGGCTGCCATCAGGTCAAAGCCTGGGGAGGTGGGGCGCGAGGGACAGAGacgggaggggaggtggggggcaggaggcagagaagaaaacCAAGTGTCGGGTGAGAGGAggcagcagaggcagggagggagacgcaggccTTCAGGGGCCtgttcctcccccttccctccatcctgACCTGGGGAAGGACACGCAAGCAGCACCGTCCCGCCCCTTCTGTTGCCCACAGCCCTCGCCTCCCTGCGACCCTCAGTGCTCGGACCCCCGCCCatcccagccccatccccacTCGCCAGCCCTGCAGCTGGGGCTGAGCAGCTCGCTGGACATCCCGCGGGAGACCCAGCCCCAAGCTGGGCCCCCGCCTGCAGCCTGACCCCACCGCCCCGACCTGGCAGATCTCCCTGACCATGGGGGCCCACGTGTCAGCCTTCCCTCTGGCTGTCTCAGACCCACAGCAGTAAAGATGCGATGCCAGGCACCCTGGCTCAGCCCCTCGCCCGCCCAGTTCCTGGTCAGCAGAGGCTCACGGAGGCCACGCGGGACCCGGGCCTCCAGCATTGCCTGACCCCAGTCCCAGGCCAACCCCCCCCCGACAAGGACCCAGAGGAGGAGGGGCGGCTAGGGGCTGGTGGGGAGCAGCTGCCACACAGGGTGGGGGGACCTACCTGGGAGGGAGCCATCCGGGTGGAGGGCCGGGCAGGCTGCTGAGAGGTGACAGCGGTCAGGGTCAGTGGGGAGGGGCCCCTCGTGGCCGGACACCATGCCCTGTGGTCCCCACGCCTCAGGGACGGGGACGGGACAGGGACAGCATCCTGCTGCCTCAGGTTCCACCCCAAGGAAGACAGCGCCCGGCTGGGTGCTCCCGCTGGGGGCTGCACCCGAGAGGTGATGTGCCCCAGGCGGCAGGGCCAGGGAGATGCCCGGGTGTGAGGACGTGCCCAGGGCACCGCCATCCTGGGACCCAGCTGTGCAGGCCTGCCCCACTGCCAGGTACTACGTGGGCGTTCGGGAGCGCTCACGGGCGAGCGCATGCAGAAACTGGGACCCTCAGGGCGGGAAGCGGCTCCCCCCTCAAAAAATAGGAAGGGTGCTGAGCCTCAGGTAGTGAGGCCCTCGTCCCCAGAGGTATTCAAGCCAAAAGCAGGCAACCCCATGGAGGGGACACAGAGGGAAGCTGGGGCGGTCGGCTAACTGGCCTCTGAGGGCCTTCTACTCCGAGCATCTGATTGTCCAAGAaaagcagcaaaacaaaacaaaagactccTCTCAGCCGGGTCCTGGCCGGCAGGTGGTGGGACCCCAGGGACAACCGATACCCCGAGGGTGGGGCCAGCCCGGCATGGGCCCTGGGCTCCGCTGCAGCCGCCCCATCTGTGGTCTGCGTCCGGCTTCCTGCTCCTGCAGGCTGGACGTCTGCCCTGCGCCTCCCAGACGCAGATCCAGGAGAACACCGGCTGCTCCCCAGCCGTGGGCACCTGCAGGCCGGGCCACAGCCGCGATCCCCTCCGCGTCAGCCTGCACGCATTCAGCTGGACTGCAGTGGCCTTAACCCTTGGGGTAGCGGTTGGCATTCTACACCGAGGAAGGTCTTGCGTGAAGACCCGATCTCCTTCCGCTAAGCTCTGCAGTGCCGGGTGCGTCCAGGAGTGACAGGGCCCACATGTCCTGGCTCCCGGGGACCTGCCAGGGTCCTGGGCCCGGCTGGGGtctgctggggcctgggggtcTTAGTGCCCACTCACCCGTCTGGCCCGTGGCAGACACTGCCACACTCTTCCCTGCTCCGTAGACGGCTGAGACCAGGACCCGGTACTTGGTGGCCGCCAGCAGGTCAGGGAGAGTCACATGGCTTCTGGGTCCTGGAATGGAgatctggggcggggggggggggggggggggagatggtCACCTGAGCGTCTTTGCTCATTTAGGCATCTCAGCTCCCTGTGGGTCCTGCCATGGAAGAGTGGCCCCCTTAACAGGCAGGGTGGGACGTGTCTCTCCCAAGGCCCAGGACCCGGGGGCCCACGAGGGGTGATGGCTTCCCGGCTCCAGGGAGACCCACCGACTTCTCGGGTCCCGAGCCTGAGGCCAGTGCGTAGGAGAGCTGGTAGTGGAGGACGTGGCCACTCGGGGGCGTCCAGCTGACCCGCAGGCTGTCGGGCGACTCCGAGGCCAGGACCAGGTTGGAGGGTGGGCTCCAGCTGACTGCGGGGGGAACAAGGGGCGGGGGGGCCTCAGATGGCAGCACGCCCCCCGCTCTGCACCACGTCTGCCACTCCACGGCCCCGCCACGCTGCCCAGTGGCCTCGGCCGAGACAGGGCCACCAGGCCAGCTCCAGGACCGTCTTGGGCACTGTGTCACACCAGGTGACTTGGACCCTCGGCCATCCCAGGGATGCCTGCCTGGACGGCTCAGGACCCAAGTGGTCCAGCTGCAGGGTCAGGGACTCGAGGGACTGCCTGTCGGGGGCCCACAGATCGGGGGGTCTGGAGCAGAGCAGGGGTCACCCACGGGGGGTGTAGCGGAGGGACACGGGGTCACTGCGGGCCCCGTCCCTGTAGTAGGCCAGGATGGTGATCACATACTCCGAGTGCCTCCCCAGGCCGGACAGAATGGCCGTGCCCAGGTTCCCCGGGACGGAGATCTGTGGAGAGGAGATACCGGGTGTCCACCCCGTGGAGCTGTGTCCACACGTTGGGGCCCGGCCCGGGCCACATGCAGGCCGATGTCCCCAGGGTGCAGCATGGGGGTCTGAACCCCGGGAACTGGGGTGGGGAAGGTCCTCTCCCCCCACACCTTATGGGCCTTCCCCTCTCCCAGGGGCGTCCACGTGATCTGGTAGACAAGCACACCGGACGCCACTGCGGCCACCCACTCCAGCTGGACTTCGTCCCCAGGCAGCTCTGTCACCGACAGCTGGCTCGGGCTGGGGACTTTCCCTGGAAGAGGGAGACTGAGGCTGGGGTGGCAGAGGGGCCCCAAGTCTTTACACACAGTGCCCGCAGGGCCCACTGTCACACCTGTCCAGGTACCCGCCCTCACCTGGCTTGGTGCTGCACAGAGCAGACACCGAGCAGCTGTGTTGATCTGAACTGTCCAGGGGAGCTGAGGGAAGCAGCCTGGGGACACTCACGTGTGGTCAGGCGGCCAGTCAGTGTGGAGGAGCTGCCCCCAGGGTAGAGGCAGGTGACGCGGACCGTgtaggtggtggaggaggagagggggcccAGAGTGGCCGAGGTGGCGTTCCCAGGAGCCTCCGTCTGCaggcgggtggtggtggggacacgggcagctggggagggggcagccccCACCAGAGGGAGACCCAGGCCTGCCCCGTGACCACCCCCAGACTGGCGAGATGCGGATGGGGTGCAGGACCCACGGCACCGGGGTGGGCTCTTGCCCACCAGCCTGCCCAGCAAGCCGGCGTTTCCGCCTCTCGTGACGCCATGCGCCTCCAGCACAGCCCGTCACGGCTGTCACGCACGAGGGTTTGTATGATTCTTTGCTTCACATCTGCCGCCCCCAGGGGCCCACAAGGGCCGGGATGGTGTCAGGTGCCCTCCACTCCCCCTGTACCGGCTGAGGCTGTGCCTGGGGAGACCCGGCCACACCCACCGACCCTGAACGCAGGGTGCCCATTGGGGGAGGCTGAGGGCACTGGGTCCCCGTGGACAACTCATGCCCCTGGACAGCCCAGGACATCGGGCCCCGGGCAGGGCCTGGCCTCACCTGTCCCGAGTGGCCGCTCTTGCTCGAGACGTAGCTGACCCTGAACAGGCGCACCGGCCTCGCGGTGCCCTCCCAGGACACTCGGGCCGAGTCGTGGCTCACGTCCGAGAAGCTCAGGTGTCTGGGGGGGGCCGGGGCGGCTGCAGGGCACACCAAGGCCTCAGGGACCGCCCCACACGTATGGGGGAACGGCGGGCGATGGCCAGGGCTGGTGGGGCTACCGGATGGGGTCGGGCTCCCCCACCCGTGGAAGTTGTGGGGAGCCGGGGTGGGCAGTAGCCTGGGGGCGGGGCACTCACAGGTCCTGGCGCGGATGCTCCGGGCCTCGCTGGTCTCTGCCCCTCGCAGGCTCCGCACCCACACCTCGTAATCCCTGCCTGGGGCCAGCCCGTCCAGCAGCACCTCCGGCTGCCCCACCCGCACCTGCGGAACGCTCACGCTGGCCCCTGCCTGTGCTCCCCCCGCCCGTCTGCCCCAGGCTGTGCTCCCCCCGCCCGTCTGCCCCAGGCTGTGCTCTGCCCCAGGCtgtgctccccccccccccgcccgtcTGCCCCAGGCTGTGCTCTGCCCCAGGCTGTGCTCTGCCCCAGGCTGTGCTCTGCCCCAGGCTGGCTcctccgcctcccctccccctctgccccgcacctctctcccctcctcctggcccttGGGGGAGGTGGGCGAGCACTGCACCAGGTACCGGGTGGCCCCTGCCGAGGGCTGCCAGGTGAGGCGGATGGTTCTGGGCGTCACTGCGGCCAGGGTCAGCgcctggggcgggggcaggggcgcTGGGGGAGACGGGGGCGGGCGTGAGGGGGGGCTTTAGAAACGCAGCACAGGCAGAATTCAGACCCATAAACCAGCGGGACAAAGGGTCTCAGGAAGCGCAGGCCAGGTGTGTCTGGATGGAGACACAGAGCGGGGAAGACCAacccgggggggggggcgggggggcagacAACTGAAGTCCCTGTCCCCACTTCGCCCTGGGCCACTCTGCGGGTTTCACTTAAGGCCACTTGCCCTGAGGGTGGGAGGTCTGTGGCCTCCGGGTTAAGAGGGCCACGTGCTGTGTGGTCCCATTTACATGGAGGGTCCAGGAATGGCAAAccccagagacagaaagcagattagggGTCGGCAGGGGccgtggggaaggggaggattgGGGGTGACTGCTAAGGTGTGGGTGCACGATGCTGGGACAAACGGAAACCACTGACTTGTACGCTGTAAATGGGTGAGTCGTAGGGTGTATCTCAATAAACCTGCTGGGGGGCGGCTCACGCAGTCCCTGGGGGCCTGCAGGCTGGACGGGGCGGGGGCTCCACAAAGAGTGTGGGCAGCAACAGTTATGGGTCCCAGCCAAGACTGGGGTGATGACACAAATGACATCACTTGTGCTCAGAAGAGgacactgagggtcagagaggcccAGTGACTTGGCCTCGGTCACACGCCGGGGGTGTACCCCCCGCGGGTTAAGACTGCTCTGGTGCCAGGCTCCGGGGGGAGGCTGCAGGTGGGGGCAGCCCGTACAACCCTGAGCCCGGGTCCCGCCTCGCCCACCTGTGGTCACCAGGCCCTGCAGGCCCTCACCGACGCCGGCCTTGTGGACGGGGAACACGGAGACCAGGTACTCCGTGCTGGAGGTCAGGTTGTGCAGCTCTGCCGACGAGGTGGGCGCCTCCACCGCCACCTGGAACAGGAGCCGCGACAgagtgggcggggtggggggcaggggcgcgggctggggagggctgggttGGCCCTCGCTCCCTGCGCGGCTGCGTCCCTGGCCAGGTCTGGGCCACCCGCAGGGGCAAGGGGCTGCGGTTTGGTagccccccgcccctgccactCTTCTTCCTCCACGTTGGCTTTGTCACGTGTGGGCCCGACTCCAGCCCTGCCTGCGTGAGGGGGGGCCCCTCTCACCTCCCTGGGGGCGCCGCCCTTAGAAGGCTGCAACACGATCAGGTACTTGAGGGGTGGCCGCGGGGCTGGGGTCCAGGACAGGTGGATGCTGGAGGAGGTCACCCGGCTCAGGACCAGGCCGGTGGGAGCGGAAAGGGGGTCCAGGGCCGGAGCGGCTGCGGCCGGTGTAACTGTGGGACGGGAGGGGGCGGCTGGCGACGGAGGCTCTGCCTGCGCCCCTGGGGGCCACTTCCGGGAAGGACAGGGCTTCCCCAGGTATCCTCAGAGCCCCGAGAACCGCGTGGGCGGGCCCTGGTGGGGCTGCGGCCAAGCACGGGTGCCGCTGCCCTCGTGCCACGCCCTGCTCGCTCACCTGGGCCCCCGCGCAGGCGCCCGCCCTGGACCTTCTGGCAGACGAGGCGGCTGAGCAGGCCGGCCAGCGGGCCGAGCCGCGGGAAGTCCTGCACGCTGTGGACGGTGATGTCCAGAGGCGGGGACGCCAGCAGCCTCAGCTCAGCGCCATCCGCGTTCTTCACGCCTGCCGCGGGGTGGGGGTGAGCTGCCCGTCGTGCAGCCAGGACCGCTGGGCCCCTGCCAGGCATCCAGCCGGCAGAGGCTCCTCCCCAAGCCACAGACCCACGACTCCACAGGCCCCAGAAGGGGTCACCCGGCCGGGCCCCCGCGAGAGACGGGCTGGTGTGAAGGTGGGGCTAGACACCCGAAGGTCCCTCTCAGGCTGTGCCATGCCTGCCTGGGTCTCTGTGGGGTTTGGGGCCGGGAGGGAGGTCAGTGTGCTTTCCTCGGCGTCCTGCACACCCTGGGGCTGGGGTCAGGCACCGAGGACGGTCTCTGCTTCCAGGAATCCCTGCCCCCAAGTCTGGAGTTTCCTTCCCAAGGGACAGAGTTAATGACTGGCCAGTTAAGGGAGCAGAGCACGGCCTCCGGGCCATGCACAGGGCCCGTGCAGACAGGAGGGGGCACGGAGACGTCTACAGACACTTCATTAGAGGGCGGCCGTGCCGCCCACGCCGGCTCACGTGGCTGCCTCGAGCAGGGACTTGTCCTCCCCACTCGCAGACAGCGGGCTGGGCTCAGAGGCCACAAGACCTGCAGCCCGGGGGGCAGTGCGGGGGGCGTGGGAGCCACCCGCTGTGAGGATTGCCCCTGAGAGCCCGGGGGCTGCTCACCCACGGCAAAGACGTCGACGCCCAGACCCTTCAGCATGCGGCCAGCAGTGCGGGCATCGTCCTGGGACTTGCCGTCCGTCACCAGAATCACCAGCTTGGCCGCCTCCGGACGGAGACCCGCCACGGGCTTCAGGTTCTGCTCCAGCACGTGGGTCAGGGCCAGGCCTTGGGCGCGGTGAGAATAAAGTGCTGGCAGCTCCAAGCGCCCTCCCTGCCCGCTCGCGATGGCTCCGCCAGCCGCCGGCCCCCTGCTTTGCCCACCAGGCCGGTCCTGGCCCCTTCAGGCTGCGGGGGCCCGGAGGGCAGGGACGCCCCGTCTCCTTCCCTCAAAGGCACCCAGAGACCCAGGGGCCGGCGCCCCGCACCCTGCTGCCTGCTCAAGAGCAGCGAGGCCCCAGGACGGGAGACAGGGAGGGGAGttgcggggggggggaggggtctgCCAGGGGAGACCCCCTGAGGGGCGCTGCTGCTGGCAGGGGCCCCCCAAGCCACTGGTGGGCCCTCCCAGGGGCCTCTACCGACCAGAGGGGTCTCGGTTTCAGCAGGACTGCCCAACACACCACGTTCACCGTGGATGAACGAGGTGGACCTGTCCTTCGCAAAGGCGTGAATACACAGCCCTCAGGCGTGGTTCAGAACACACGTTCCCAAATCTGGGGGGGTGCGAGGGAGGCCGACCTCGGGACCAGGCCTGAATGGACCCTGAGGGTGGGGCCGGGGCCAGGCAGACCTGTGAACGTGTTCCCCCCTCTGTAGCGGAGGCCACGCACGGCGGCCAGCACCTCCTCCTTGGTGCCAAAGGCATTCAGGTCCCACTCGGTCTGGGGGTCCCCGCTGTACTGAGTCAGGCCTGGAAGGGAGGGGTCCCCGCTGTGCTGAGTCAGGCTGGGAGGGGCGGGCACACAGCAGGCGGGCAGGACACACACAGCCTCGCCCGGGTCACCGGGGAGGCACATTTGCAAAGCCTCGCTTTGCAAAGCCTCGCTTTCCGCACAGCGTGCCCCCAGGAGCCGGCTGTCcctccagggcaggtggggaccccacccctgcctggccAGGTGGGAACTTAGCCTTAGTTCCCAGAGGCTGCGTGTCTCCTTTCCCAATTCCCACTCCCTTTTCCAAGCATCGCCTGTGCTGGGGGCTGGCAGGAATTGTGAGGACCACCCCGGGTGGGgcgcagggcagggctgggacccaCCTACTTGGACTTTGTCTGGCCCGATTTCAAAGGGCTCAATG
The sequence above is drawn from the Balaenoptera musculus isolate JJ_BM4_2016_0621 chromosome 15, mBalMus1.pri.v3, whole genome shotgun sequence genome and encodes:
- the COL20A1 gene encoding collagen alpha-1(XX) chain; the protein is MSVRVCPHLGVGLWLWLGVTLGLGQGQAGGRLRLAVLPEDRLQMKWRESEGSSLGYLVQVKPRAGDLEQEVMLSTKTPEATVGGLSPSKGYTLQIFALTGSGNVLLARREFVIKDLKSNSVNRSSRRPPGAALEPTPSRVGSPGLEPPVASAPSQDLPTRAGPQFRCTSPTPVDMIFLVDGSWSIGHSHFQQVKDFLASIIEPFEIGPDKVQVGLTQYSGDPQTEWDLNAFGTKEEVLAAVRGLRYRGGNTFTGLALTHVLEQNLKPVAGLRPEAAKLVILVTDGKSQDDARTAGRMLKGLGVDVFAVGVKNADGAELRLLASPPLDITVHSVQDFPRLGPLAGLLSRLVCQKVQGGRLRGGPVTPAAAAPALDPLSAPTGLVLSRVTSSSIHLSWTPAPRPPLKYLIVLQPSKGGAPREVAVEAPTSSAELHNLTSSTEYLVSVFPVHKAGVGEGLQGLVTTAPLPPPQALTLAAVTPRTIRLTWQPSAGATRYLVQCSPTSPKGQEEGREVRVGQPEVLLDGLAPGRDYEVWVRSLRGAETSEARSIRARTSAPAPPRHLSFSDVSHDSARVSWEGTARPVRLFRVSYVSSKSGHSGQTEAPGNATSATLGPLSSSTTYTVRVTCLYPGGSSSTLTGRLTTRKVPSPSQLSVTELPGDEVQLEWVAAVASGVLVYQITWTPLGEGKAHKISVPGNLGTAILSGLGRHSEYVITILAYYRDGARSDPVSLRYTPLSWSPPSNLVLASESPDSLRVSWTPPSGHVLHYQLSYALASGSGPEKSISIPGPRSHVTLPDLLAATKYRVLVSAVYGAGKSVAVSATGQTACPALHPDGSLPGFDLMAAFGLVEKEYASIRGVAMEPSAFGPTRTFTLFKDAQLTRRASDVHLATLPPEHTVVFLLRLLPETPREAFALWQVAAEDFQPVLGVLLDASRKSLTYFNRDPRATLQEVTFDLPEVRRIFFGSFHKVHVAVGRSKVRLYVDCRKVAEKPTGEAGSLPTTGFVTLGRLAKARGPRSSSASFQLQMLQIVCSDSWAEEDRCCELPASKDGETCPAFPSACACSSQTPGPPGPQGPPGHPGRDGVPGEQGFPGPRGPPGVKGEKGDHGRPGLQGHPGLQGTPGKVGVQGPKGMRGLEGTAGLPGPPGPRGFQGTAGARGSNGERGPPGAVGPTGLPGPKGERGEKGEPQSLATIYQLVGQASHVLKLHACTRESTRPPMPILEAPRAFGTRSEARLPGEGGHGGPRPEDRGRSPCCPE